One Gossypium raimondii isolate GPD5lz chromosome 3, ASM2569854v1, whole genome shotgun sequence genomic window carries:
- the LOC105796784 gene encoding MDIS1-interacting receptor like kinase 2, which translates to MEFELKVLLFIIVVAVFTSFADGDENGGQIEALLKWKNSLENPSSASLFSWDISSNSSFSPCEKWVGIICDDGFVNIIHINLTSMGLKGMLQGLDFVSFPELVTLDLSNNSLYGVIPKSIGMLANLKILYVNANHFSGSIPSAIGNLTKLKGLHLSLNHLSGNIPKEIGLIASLVDLKLPMNNLSGSLPAEITNLTSMKILLMGNNRLSGYLPDSICSGGLLERLSVHTNRFIGPVPKDLKNCSRLVRVRFEENELTGNISEDFGVYPMLNYIDLSYNKFFGEISPNWGSNRNLKSFKVSHNNIAGSIPSELANATKLEILDLSYNQLVGKIPNELGGLKLLFNLELNDNQLSGNVPTEFRFLSELAHLNLAVNRLSGLVPEEFGQCSKLLYLNLSNNKLTAMVPSQIGRLHSLQDLDLSHNLLTGELTSELGYLSSLETLNLSHNQFSGYIPNTFDTMSSLTAVDVSYNMLAGPLPNSKAFRNAPAKTFEHNKGLCCNAMMKKSKRKYSKMVLVSIIAPILSTLILLSVILGTFFTRSSRARYMVEPEGAGERENCVTIWGFDGKLMYESLIQATEDFNPKYCIGRGGSGSVYKAMLPTGQVFAVKKLHEIYDDDDVANLKSFSNEIDALTEVKHRNIVKLCGFCSHAKYSFLVYEYLEGGSLAKMLASEEKAKQLDWNKRIQVVKGVANALTYMHHECFPPVIHRDISSSNILLDSEYEARVSDFGTARILNPDSSKLISFAGTFGYSAPELAYGTEANEKCDVYSYGVLALEVIMGKHPEDLLLSLSLPESIIGHRFTVKDLLDHRLPPPEDPVGEEVVFTIKLAFSCLQTKPQSRPTMQQVSQKLLTRKPTLSDPLEMIKLEKLLVDQIL; encoded by the exons ATGGAATTTGAGCTCAAAGTTTTGTTATTTATCATTGTTGTAGCTGTGTTTACTTCTTTTGCAGATGGTGATGAAAATGGAGGACAAATTGAAGCTCTTCTCAAATGGAAAAACAGCCTTGAAAACCCATCATCTGCATCACTTTTTTCATGGGATATTTCTTCAAACAGTTCATTTTCACCTTGTGAAAAATGGGTTGGGATCATCTGTGATGATGGATTTGTTAACATCATCCATATCAACCTCACAAGCATGGGATTAAAAGGTATGCTCCAAGGTTTGGATTTCGTCTCTTTCCCTGAACTTGTTACTTTAGATCTTAGTAACAATTCCTTGTATGGGGTTATCCCGAAATCCATTGGGATGTTAGCTAACTTGAAAATACTTTATGTTAATGCTAATCACTTTTCTGGCTCAATCCCTTCCGCCATTGGTAACTTGACCAAGCTCAAAGGGTTGCATTTGTCACTTAATCATTTATCAGGCAACATTCCTAAAGAAATAGGATTGATTGCATCACTTGTTGATCTTAAATTGCCAATGAACAACCTCAGTGGTTCGCTTCCAGCTGAAATAACCAACCTTACATCTATGAAGATATTGCTAATGGGAAATAATAGATTATCCGGTTACTTACCGGATTCTATATGTAGTGGCGGTTTGCTCGAACGATTGTCAGTGCATACGAATCGGTTTATAGGTCCTGTTCCTAAAGATTTGAAGAACTGCAGCAGACTTGTTCGAGTTCGTTTCGAAGAGAATGAATTGACAGGGAACATATCAGAAGATTTTGGTGTATACCCTATGCTGAACTATATTGATCTGAGTTACAATAAGTTCTTCGGTGAGATTTCGCCGAACTGGGGCTCGAATCGGAATCTGAAAAGCTTCAAGGTTTCACACAATAATATTGCTGGTTCAATACCTTCTGAGCTTGCTAATGCAACCAAGTTAGAGATTCTTGACTTATCTTACAATCAACTAGTGGGGAAGATCCCAAACGAGCTTGGTGGTTTGAAATTATTGTTCAATCTCGAGTTGAATGACAATCAACTTTCAGGCAATGTTCCTACAGAGTTTAGATTTTTGTCTGAATTAGCACACCTTAACCTTGCAGTTAACAGGTTAAGTGGTTTGGTTCCAGAAGAATTCGGACAATGTTCGAAACTATTGTACTTGAATTTGAGCAATAACAAGTTAACCGCAATGGTTCCATCCCAAATTGGTCGTTTACATTCTCTGCAGGATCTTGATCTGAGCCATAACTTGCTTACAGGAGAATTGACATCAGAACTTGGATATTTGAGCAGCCTGGAGACCTTAAATCTTTCCCACAATCAGTTCTCTGGCTATATTCCAAACACTTTCGACACGATGTCGAGTTTGACAGCTGTTGATGTATCATATAATATGTTGGCAGGCCCTCTCCCCAACAGCAAAGCCTTCAGAAATGCACCAGCAAAAACATTTGAACATAACAAGGGATTGTGCTGCAATGCAATGATGAAAAAATCCAAGAGGAAATATAGCAAAATGGTTCTGGTTTCGATTATTGCCCCCATTTTAAGTACATTGATCCTTCTGTCCGTCATTTTAGGAACTTTTTTTACTCGCTCAAGCCGAGCAAGGTATATGGTTGAACCAGAAGGAGCAGGAGAAAGGGAGAATTGTGTTACGATATGGGGTTTTGATGGGAAATTGATGTATGAAAGCCTCATCCAAGCTACAGAGGATTTCAACCCAAAATATTGCATTGGAAGAGGTGGCTCTGGAAGTGTTTATAAAGCTATGCTTCCTACAGGACAAGTTTTTGCAGTGAAGAAACTTCATGAAATCTATGATGACGACGACGTGGCCAATCTGAAATCTTTCAGCAATGAAATCGATGCATTGACTGAAGTGAAGCATAGAAACATCGTGAAGCTTTGCGGTTTTTGCTCTCATGCCAAGTACTCATTTCTGGTTTATGAGTATTTGGAAGGAGGAAGCTTGGCAAAGATGCTTGCAAGTGAAGAAAAAGCAAAGCAATTGGACTGGAACAAGAGGATTCAAGTTGTTAAAGGTGTGGCAAATGCTTTAACATATATGCATCATGAATGTTTTCCTCCGGTAATCCATCGAGACATTTCGAGCAGCAACATTTTGTTGGATTCAGAATACGAAGCTCGGGTTTCGGATTTTGGTACCGCTAGGATTTTAAACCCCGATTCATCTAAGTTGATTTCATTTGCTGGCACCTTTGGATATTCTGCTCCAG AGCTAGCTTACGGAACAGAAGCAAATGAAAAATGTGATGTTTATAGCTACGGGGTGTTAGCATTGGAAGTGATAATGGGAAAGCATCCAGAAGATCTTTTATTGTCTCTATCATTACCGGAATCGATCATCGGCCATCGATTTACAGTAAAAGACTTGTTGGATCATCGGCTTCCGCCTCCTGAAGACCCGGTAGGTGAGGAAGTTGTCTTCACGATAAAGTTAGCATTTTCCTGCCTGcaaaccaagccgcaatctcgACCAACCATGCAACAAGTTTCTCAAAAGCTTTTAACTCGAAAACCAACCTTATCGGATCCATTAGAAATGATAAAACTTGAAAAGTTACTCGTTGATCAAATTCTTTaa